A segment of the Carassius carassius chromosome 21, fCarCar2.1, whole genome shotgun sequence genome:
GAAACCCAACTACAACCATGGGTATCTTTGAAGAAGGATGGGACAGTCTTGTGCGGCCACTGTACATGTAAAGCGGGCCTGGGAGAGGTGTGCTCCCACGTGACAGCTCTGCTATACGCAATAGACTCTGCTGTTAAACATCTGGAAGACAAAAGCTGCACTGATGGGCCCAGACAGTGGGGACTTCCTCCTTTGAAAGCGGGCAAGGCTTTGTACGAAGAGGGATCAGGAATTGATTTCTCACATCCTGCCAAAAAGCGTTGTGGTGTAAACAACCAAAGCCATTCAGGTTGTCCATCTGTGAAAAAAGTGAGTGTGTCTGCAGCAGCTATAGAACAATTCTACAAGGCTCTGGATAATGCAACTCCAAACCCTTCAGAGAAGAGTGGTATCCTACGCATATTGCCACACTACTGTAAACAGTTTCAACCAAAAGTGGTGTCTCTGGGTCTACCACAGCCCCTGACTGAGTTATACAGTGCTCAGAACCGGAAGCTGTCTGCCTCGGACCTTGAGAAAAAATGTGATGCGGTATTCAATGATATGGAAGTCACACCAGAGCAGGTATAGTCATCCCTCTTAATCTCATAtgactaaaatgtgctttaaggTGTCATGTCATTAATTTCATCTTCTATAATTTACAATGTTGTAGGCAGTAAAAGTTGAGGAAGAGACACGACAACAGGGAAAGTCAAGGCTATGGTTTGACATGAGGGCTGGTAGGGTGACAGCATCTAGGTTCAAGTCAGCTGCAAGGACAGACCCTACAAATCCTTCCAAATCCCTAATTAGGCAGATCTGTTACCCTGACCTATGCAGATTTTCAACAGTTGCAACCAGGCATGtgtgacataatgacataaacatacagttactgtttttaatttcacCATAGTGTAAGTGAGTAAAGAAATTAGATGTTCTTTGAACTTATGTTTCAACTATGGAAATGTATGCAATACATGTTGTGTTCTAATGTAGAGGGCCCCTGCTcacaaaaacatcaaagaaacaaaaacaagacaaagaaatgcatttatcattggaatatttattatagtcagtattacaaattatcaacattaaattacaaacatGATGACAGATTACATCCCTCAATCTCTTTGAGTGCCCTTATCTATTTTTAATCCCAGGTGTATGGTGTAGGTCCTTTGCCTATTTATTCCTAATGTTCCTTTTAAATGGTtcctgttatatttaatttacacctttttaaactaCTCTGTGATATCTGTGATAGAATATGATACAAGAGAATATTATGTGCTATTAAGATTAGGCCAATTTTGGGTACTGACATCTATAGTACTTATAGTTCTTAGGGAAATGAGAGAACAAATCCAATGAAAAGGACACTCAAAGAGCTACgatgacttaaaggaatagttcactttaaaatgaaaattctgtcatcatatactcactctcatgttgtttcaaacctgcatgaatttctttcttctgctgaacagaaaggaagatatttagaagattatcagtaaccagacagtttttggatcccattgacttccatagtatatttttttctactatggaagtcaatgggacccagaaactgtctggttactgacattcttctaaatatcttcctttctgttcagcagaagaaagaaattcatacaggattgaaacaatatgagggtgagtatatgaaaattatcattttaaagtgaactattcctttaataacattatttttctcattttcagatGGGGATGTGAACATGAACAAAAAGCCAGAGAGACATATGAGGCTTACGCTGCACAACATCATCAGGACCTAAGTGTTCGTGATGCCGGTCTCCATATTGATACCTCCCGTCCCTACCTTGGAGCATCTCCAGATGCCTTGCTGTCCTGCTCCTGCTGTGGCGATGGTATTTTGGAAATCAAATGCCCACACTGTGCCAAAGACACCGGAGTCCTCAGTGCCactgaaaagaaacatttctgcattgAGAACACAGATGGTACACATGCACTTAACAGAGATCATCAATACCACTACCAGGTGCAAGCCCAGTTGTTTGTGACGAAGCGGAAGTTTTGTGACTTCATGGTGTGGTCtacatccgatttttttatacAGAGAATTTTGCCTGATGCTGACTTTTTTACAGAAGCAGTGCAGAATGTTGAGGCCTTCTATAGGTCAGCCATTTTATCTGAGTTATTGGCCAAGACATATACATGCCCAGATAGACTGCTGTCAGACAAAACACAGTCCACAGACTCATGAAGTGAATTACTAGAATTGTTGGGTCTTTGTAAATTATAGTGTGGTCTAGACCTActccatttgtaatgtttttcttttaatttcttatgatgtgatactataaataaaatgtaattgaattattAGTAAGATTTGCCAGTGTGTAATTCTACATACATTTAATATCCTTTTATAAAGTACAACAGCatagtcaaaagtttgagggctggtttattttacaaaaacatcttTCAACACGTTTATAAAAGCCAacctaaattacattaataatgacATTAAGCTAACGTTAGCTACCTTTGTGAATGGgtagcagtaacgttaacgttagactGCACAGCCCTATCACACTAGCTGGCACTTGCTCATTACATAGCTAACTTAGGTTACTCATGTTACAAATGACAATTTGACTGGGTCTCCATCTGGACAAGGATGGCGATATGGTATTACACAAATTAAGTAAACGTAACTGGGAAATACATGAACCTTACCTTGTAAAAAATGCTCGCTGCAAATCCTGGAGTACTTGGAGGGCTGCCAGTCCTTTCGGCTGATAGCAGCAACCCATCGCTGCCTTCTCTCCCCATCAAATGGTATTCGATAAAAAGATATATTGGCTTTACCCTGTCTATTAGCACAGCCCACGGCACAACACGAAATAACCATTTTACAACTAGAACTAACTCAAACACGAACTCATTTGGCTTGCCGTCCGTCTACAGAATAGCTCTTCCGCCGTCCGTCATGGCGTTCAGAATTCGCGCGagtagagcgtgacgtcacgtgcaaagggtctattggcctcacgagagagagcgggaggttggcgatCGGTtgaaacctgtttttatacagtcagtGGTTGAAACAAGCTGAGCACATTTGACCGTTTTTAGACATGGCAAACCAAACTGACTTCGATTTTTCTGAGATGACTCCATGACGAagttattaaacaaacaaaaaacaaagaaatcaaaTATGAATCAATTACAGGTCTATCTATGCAAAATTAGTATAAAACAGGTATGCAAAAAAATACGACTGTTTCTTACCCCACGAATATCCCAGTATGCCAATTTCATAGCCATTTTGCAACAAGAGTGTGCACCGTCGCGCTTCAAAATGAGGAGCAGCGGAATGGAGGAAGGGGGCGTGTGTGCGCGCACACGTGGGTTCTGTGCGGTTTCAAGTTAAAGACATAGTACACCCACAAAGTGAATATTCGGTCATGTTCTGAGTATTATGGtcatgctaaataaaataataataaaaaataatattaccaATCAATAGGTCGATGTGCATTCTAAACGCATGCGCATGTTTTAGCATTTCGAAGGGGGGAAAATATCTTATTgggacctgtttttatacagtctatgattggGACCAAAAGGTCAACTTGTTCTTGTTATTTTATCTATATGAGGCTTTAAATTAGAAATAGTTTAGAACGCATTTACATCGTATACACATATAAAATGTACCATAATTAAACAAAAAGGTGTTTGTCTTGTAATTTTATATCCCAAGAGTCGATATGTATTTAGGCTActgttttttgctttttcttatttaaaaattaacaatagAAGGTTTCCAGTTAGCAGTTCCAGTTAAACTTTTGATAATGCTTGATCCTTTTCCCAGATTTTCAGAAACGACCAAAACCctacaattatttgattaaaaactaatattaaaaatgaatctgCACCAAACAGCAATGTGATCCAACATGCAAGTCATTATAAATCTGATGTTTTAATGCACTAAGTTAAGGCATAAGTTACAGTCCCAACACTACAAGGATAAAGGGCACAGGGAAAAAAGCTGGTCAAAAGCACAAAACACACTGGTTTATAACAAAAATAGTTTCACTATTTACATTGTTATTGCTCTAGTTATTTTTCTATATCGGTTAAAAATCTTGCAGCTTACTTATGCTTTGAAAAATACAGTGAATAGTATATGTACAATATTACATCCACGGACTCtcagaattatattttaattttgagatACAGAGGAAAAATAAACTTTACTTTGATATTATCATGTTTAATTGACAATAAATAGCACTAATAATTATTCAATTACAGACACACATAAAAATGGTCAAATGACAAAGGTTACAAGCACTATAAAACAAATATCACAATAATAAACTTATTAGAACAGAACCTGTTCAAATCAAGAATATAAAAGAGATAAAAATCCATCTAAAATGACAGGATGTTGACGGCTCATGGCAGAGACGTGCGTAGATACTTGAGCCAAAGAACAAATGTTTATGGCTGTTAGCGTTCAGAGCAAGTGTACAAGCGACACCAAACATTTATAATCTATGATAGTGTAAACCATTTCACAGATCTTCATGCTGGACTGCAGGTTAAGGACAGTGTAAGGTCCACAGTAACAGAGGGGGAGACTTATGGGGTTTCCTGATGCTTGACTGGATATCTGGAGCAATCTAATAGTTCACAGATACTGTAAGTGTTTCCAGTTGGTATTCTGCAAAATGTTTATGTGCTTTTTTCAAACACAACATTGGCATTTCCTTTGTGCAAATTCTCTTTGCTTCCTAGCAATGAGACCTTTAAACCTGCACTTCAcaaccaaaaaaaacaacaggaCATTTCTAGCAAATACCTaaataaagtcaaataaaaacatttagttgAACACCAGCGGAATCAAACACAGTAGGACTGTGTCACATTTCCCTGAATCAACCTTTCACTCACATTCAGTACTGGGTGAATAATTGAGAGTGTATGACACCGCTAACGTCTGGCCGGTCCTGCATCCATGCTCAGGGAGCCCTGCTCTTCAACCGTCTCCAGCTCCTCTGACCGCACAGCCTGGGTGATCAGATTCAACTCCTCGCACAGCGTCTCAAAGCGGTACGCCACTCGGATGTCTGGAACATTAGTGCGTCTGATGTCGTTGCCCTCCTGCCCCTCTTTGAGATAATGCGGCCCCAGCCAATAGCTTTTCACCTGGACACAAGACATGTGCATGCATTAGATATGTTTTTCTCTTTGATTACTTGTATTTTAATTGTCTTCATCAGTGGTTTGGCTTCAGGATGCACACTTGACATAAAGTCAATGCAAAAGAAgccatatataatgtaaaataatctgAGTCATATTTTCCTTTATTCACTGTAGTTTTGGTCAGGGTTTTAGAGAATGAGGTCATGTTATGCAATTTGCTTATGCTGGCTTTTAATTACTGTACTGTAATTTGACTAGAGACAGATAGACTTGAGCCAATATATACTGTTGTGCAGAACCAAATTGGTTGCCACAACAACAAGATATATGAGAACTTTATCCTCCCTTTTAAAAGTGAGTGTCTTAAAGTTTCTTTTTAGTGagaaataaagtattattttacCCTGCTTTCCATAATTGATTTATTGGACATGACACACCAGTTGAGTaccaccattcaaaagcttggtaagatttttaatgattttaaaggggtcatatggtgtagttaaaaaaaacatcactaCATCAACTACTTTACATTTTTTggggtgtatttggtgtaatacaatgtgtttatgcggtttaaggttcaaaaaacaaaaaaggttcaatgctttgtgattggccacatacctcaagcatgtgatggaaatgttatgcccctcaccatactgtgatgccctgTGTCCCGGcacgacaagacaaaaccaataaaaccaattataaacgaggcatttgttgcatccagtagggACATGATTACTGattttaatgacttatactgtttttTGACGCATTGTGTTCAGTATCGCGCCGCATTAACATAAAACCAAGTctacatttgtgatcagagaaacaataagcatactctacactgctcaaaactggcgtttgaatcatcagtagcaaattatttaaatatgtaaatgcacttacagactgtgagtatgaagcaaagttggaactgccccactttatacaAACAGGGAAGaccaaagtagtttcgctttcacaacaaaacacagtgTCTTCACAACATGGCAGCGGCGGCAACATGAgaaaaagttatgccttctttctttgcgtgaacatttgggtggtgttaagcaaatatttccacattgtgacgtagacatgtggaggcatgtttaaatgagccgttttatgtaggcgtggttgactcttaacttttgtaaagaatatctctttggatttgagactttagtctttgcaacttcacaaatcttctttatgcaccaagagcctGTAAGGAGATTCAATCTCGGGACACCCGAAGCACAACTGTGCCATATGTTGACTCACTCccaagtcacttttgatcaattaatgcatctttgctaaataaaagtattattttaaaaaaagtagtgTGCGTAgaaatgaacaaaatgaataTAACATTTTTAGGCCATCGTACCTTGTgctttaatgttaacaaatttaaCCTTATGGTCAAGTGTTCCCAAaatagtgaaagtaaaatgtgtaGTTTACTAAACAACACAAAAGTGACTTCTGCCATGCTAACAGAGGTGTATGTGTAGATGTGAGCACCTGGTGAGAAAATCCACTCATGAGGACACTGTTTCGGGCCAGCTCACACATGTCACATGAGCTCAGCTTCCACACCTGAGCAGCGATGCTGTACTCCTCCATCAGCGGCTCCtgaacagccacacacacacacacacacacacacacactaggtcAAACACATTACAGACCTAACAGATgcaattaaaaacataatatcTGATGTTATAGTTCGGCTTGTAACCTTTGTGAAGTGGAACTGCAGTGGGTCATCAGTGGACAAAGACACCATGAGGCCTCTAGACAGGTACTCAGGCAGAGGATTCCGATGGTAACTGAGGAAAAGGCTGTTGTTACTGAGTGGGGACATGGCGATGCCGATCTGAGCCAGGTAATACAGATACTGCAGTACAGGAGCCTGAGGAAAATACACAAACACCTCACTCTAAAGCTCTGGGTGGAACGATAAGCTCTTGACTTTTAAGATGAGAATATTAGCTCTAAAATATCCAGTGTGAAAAGACATGATGTTGTTCTATCAAAATTGTTCACTATAGGTCAAAGCTGAAGAAAGGATATCAATGTTTGAATGGCTGTTGTATACTGGCGCCTTTCAAAAAGCATCTGTTATGTTTGTTTACTTCATTGGACTGATACTAaacaatcatgaaaaaaaaactaaaaagtaaaATATGAACATTCTTTATATCTGAGCAGGACAGATTTTCAAGGACAAGCTAAATTCAGTATAAGTATGTAAAGTTTCTTTACTTTTCTTAGAAGCAGGCCATGGGAAATATTTTCTGATAGCATAAATCCTGACACAAGGTGGTGAATAGGCCCTGCCTCTCCACAGTGTGGACGCAATACAAATGAATTCAAGTTTCTTTGCCTGTTGTAGAAAGAGATGACATTTAACCATTTAACCACATTTATCCTGGAGCTAAAACAGCTTTAAATTCAGTAACATACACATTGCTTTTAATCCACCTTTCAAAGAAGAAAATCTGAAAATCAGtattaaatgcatacatttttacctTAATTAATATGATTTATTGTGGTAAGTAAATGTGTACTTGGGTGCATCAAATACCTGCGCAGATGGTTGAGTACAGTCATATTTGCATACATGTAGTACAGATAATATGAGTATGGAGGATTGTCTTCAACCGTCCAGTTCACAGGTTTTGGACTGTCCAGGTTAAAAATGTGATGCTCAGGTTTGGACTCATCATCCACACTATCAAACCCCACAACCTAAAGGGCACATCAACATTCAGTCTTACAGTACACTGCAACTGTGATCATACTTGTTGACAGTCTAATTTTAACATAAAGGGAGTATATGGATGGATGCATATTTTTGGAGTAAAGTGGGATGTTTGATTTAACCACAAATGTTAAACTTTAATGGCAGACTCTTTCTTATCTAAAGCACCTTACAAAGCAATTTACAGTAGTTGTATAGGgacagtaatactgtaaatgtATGAGCTAAATGTTTGATTCTGTGAGTTTACAGGCCAGATCTTTAACCGCTGGGAATAAGGAGTGTGAAATCAAATATGCTTCCACTCCACaccaatttacatatttatttacactAAAACAAGGTTTACTACATTACTAAAAGTTCACTCACATGTTGCAGAAAGAGATGTAGCTGTGGGTGGCTGCTGGGATTGACTGTGACTTCAAACAGAGGCATAAAGATGTTCTCTAGCATCTGCTGGAAGTTAGATAGCTGCTTTTTGGTGTGGTACACATCACTGTAGAGGAAAGAAACAGGTTTGTTATGTCAGTGATGGCTTTAATGTAGTCTCACTTGTATATTTTGTTCAGtgaaaatatttttcttcatTTCGGAAATATGTCCAATTATTTAGGTGCTTAATTTAAAGTgatttttatgtaataataataacacccttcaaaagtttggggtctgaaaATTTacacattgatcaaaagtgaaaaaatatatcgtggtatccacaaaaatatgaattagCACAACGCTTTACAACATTGCTAATGATAAGATCTTACCAACCCAAAACAAGagtgtaaatatttgtatttcttaATTTGATCAAAGATTTAGGCCTACTGTAGACATCAGATAATAAATTGCTACTTcacataataattaaataataagtaCTCACAATAACCGGGGCACCTGCACCAGCCAGCGCACGTTATCTGAATAAACTTTGTGTTTGACAGCCCACTGAGCCAGTTTATCCCATTCATCTCGTGAGCGGCCGTAGATGGAGAGCCGCAGCTCCACATTCTGATATTTGCTCTCCTCCAGGTCCGCCATCACCTCCTGAAATACACCAATTTACTACTATCAGCAGGGGGCGCACTTTACCATACGTTTGTTTGGTCTAACTCAAAGGTTATATGGAGTAGATACCTTGATCATGTGCCCGAAGTATTTCCCCTCAACATGGTTGTCAGTCTTGATAAAGATTTCTCGGAGGATGGACTCTCCAATGGGGTTGTATTTGGAGTTGAATTTATCAAAGCGGTGAAACGTGTTGCGGTCCTACAGGAAAGAGAGaatatttttaatctttaaaaaagtttttttcccctcatcttcCCTTCCAAAACAATTTCTTCAATGTTGCCCAATTATTTCCACATACAATTTAGAGAATAAATCTCTTTTAGTAAAGATTTTGATTCACATGGTTTAGGGACCCAATAAACTGTGTGCAATGTTGTACAGCATTCATGTAGAGCCACAGTTTGCATTGAGTAGAGAACAACAGGTCATTCATCAGCTTATTCAGTTCTCACTTAAGTGTAAACCTGCTGAGATTGCGCGACTGCATCTGCAACTCTGTGCAACATATTTGGAGTGAGAGTGACCTAGATCCCACACAAACTCATGAAGTCTGGAACTCCCACTGAATATTTTCCTTGGCATCTACTGGGAAACAACTAAGTTCTTTTAAAACTATTTCACGGTTCTGTGTTATTTCAGTTTTCTGTTCTTTTATGCTCATATTTTGTTAATAGTCactttattaaggttttaatgaATAATTAAGTCGACAAGACAGAACATACCAAGCACTACTTTCACTACtaatcaaaagtttgtggtcgttaatttttttttttttttagaagaaattAATATAACAGAAATTCAACAATGGacaaaaagtgacagcaaagacatttataatgttatgaaatatttctattttaaatactcTATTCAACTAAGaaccatgaaaaaaatatttggtaacactttctatgaagcccgtatttataatacattataagggtattcttaaggcattataatatttttttcacaaaactatGAAGGAGCACAACTGTTGATAATAAAAACGTTATcaaaattcataataaaaaatgtttcttgagcaccaaatcagaatattagaatgatttctgaacgatcatgcgacactgaaaactgaagtgataatgctgaaaattcagctttgcgaaTCAAAAATggcaataacataataatattacacaatattactgtttttccagTAGTTTTAATTAAATCTTGGTGAACACaagatatttctttcaaaaatgttaAAGTCTTGCAGACCCCAAACATTTTAAGCATATTCACAAGTGAAGTGGACATtcagtttatttcttctgtttattattatgtcTAATTGCTGGTGATGGTAGAAGTATTTTCCCAACAACTCATGGCAGGTGTATAACTACAGTACAGTACCTCTACAGTTCTTACCGCATGCATATCCAGAGTGTCTACGCTGAGGTCAAAGGCCGTCAGGTTCATGCTCTCAAACACCTCTGATAGAGTCTGTCCTCGGCCTTGTTCTACATGGACGATTTCACCTGGATATTTCTTCATGGCTCTTTTAATGAAGCGCAGCAGGTGCTTCTGGTTCATACAGGATGAGGCATGGATGTGTGTGTCCACCTGAAGGTCAAGACCTCAAAGTTCAATAGTGATTGATCAAATAATCAGATTTTTCCTAATAAATTTAATGAACTTCAATGAAACATATTTGTGCGGACAGCAGACCTTCCTGATGTTGTAGAAATCACGGTGAGGGACTTTCTTCTGTGCTGCCAACTCTTTCATCTCGTTTAAGAGAATGTGCATCTGGAACTTGGAGCTGAGGTATTGCAGCCGGCGATAGCAGAAAGATTTCCTGTTTGAAAAATGTGCAATCAGGAATCCATATGCCAAACCTAAGGCAGATCAGAGCAGTTCTGGCTATTTTTAGGGTCAGATTTAATCAGACTTTTCCACTTCTTCATCTTCGTGACATTTATcatattacaaattaattacacatctttataacagtgaggatgggtttatttttacatttcatccaCAGGTTCAAACTGAGGTCAGTGCATAATGATTTCAATCAAGCAAAGGAGCTCACTCAGGGATCAGCTCAGGTTTACAGAATGAGCCGTTTCAATCAGTAATTTGATCATCTTTTCCTGACTCTGCTGCATCAGAATGGAAACAAACCTCACAGTGTTTAGGACAACTTACACTGGCCCGTTAATGATGAGCGCCATCATCATGTTCATATCAGCTATGTATTCCTGCAGGTCTGGGTACGGCAAGTCTAGCTCTAAGGAACTGATGGACATTGAGaaagaatatattaaaaaagaaagtaCAACTACCACCActttccaaaaatattttaattatgtatcaCTGTTGATAATGTTTACATGGTTAGTGGGTAAACAGGAAGAAGTCTTACTCCTGCGTGTACACATGAACAACACCATCCACCATCTTGCAAGTGTAGCCCAAACCTGGGGGCATGCTGGCAGGGTCTAGCCCCTCATAGGGGTGGGTTTCTGACACCGGTGGGTGGACCGTTGCATCTATGGAGAACATATGAttaaagagagagaaacatattCAGTCGTCCTATTTTCTGAATACtgatcaccaccaccaccaaaaaagaaaaaaaaacacttacctaacaaagtttttttttaatgtttttgaaagaagtcttctcTTATCCTTACCAATCCTGCATTTATTTCACcaagaatacagtaaaaccagtaatattgtgaaatattattacaatttgaaataactgttttctattattttaacaaatgaaTTTGAAATATCTGACTATTTCATAAACAGAGCTTTGCTATTttcccatgaccaaatcaagtaGAGCTAGGGCTGATGTCaagatttgattttatatatgattttatatatgaaaaatgattttatttaaaaaaaatatttatttctgttcCTCACTTTGTTATATTTTGTAATTGTGGAggtaatgatgacaaaatgtaattttttatgacTATGGCTTTAATGGGCAGAAGCGCTGTGGTTTAACTGATCATCTGTGGTTCATAAACAGATTCTGAATCTGCAAACAAAACACCTGGTATTAATATTAAGTTAACAGTTAAATTCCATGAAATCATTCTGCTGTAAATTATTCCACTCTACATGCAGATCAATCCAGTGTGTCTCTATTTACAATCTTCAACTTTTCCATTTATTGTACATTCTGAGTATAAGGTCCTGGTTCTCGGACATAAATCAATCCTCAGAATACATGCTTCAGAAAACTCTGGTTCAACCCACCTGCAGATACAGAGGACTCCGGCATCTCCTCGAAGGTGTCGAGGTCCAGAGGTCGGTCACCTAGCTCCTCCTGCAGGTAACGTGCTGTGGTCCTGCAGAAGCTCTGCATGGACAGAGAGACGTACTTCTCTCTGATGAACAGAGCTTTGACCACACATTTAGCAGCATCCAGTAGGTCAGTGAATGGAACCtgtagtgtgtgagagaagaaGACGAACTCAAACATTGTCTGTCtgcccatctatctatctatctatctatctatctatctatctatctatctatctatctatctatctatctatctatctatctatctatctatctatctatctatcagagaTGGGGATTTTTCAGTGACCCCTTTCTGCAGGTCAGTGATTCATTCACTCAGACGATTTGTTCAACAGTactgattcattcagttaggTATGTGTTGGCCAATGATTCAttcaattaataatttc
Coding sequences within it:
- the ampd2b gene encoding AMP deaminase 2 isoform X4, which translates into the protein MDGKYKEIAEELFSRSLAESEMRSAPYEFPEESPIEQLEERRHRLERQISQHIKFEPDILLRAKQDFMKTDSATDLEYMKEQSQPPKEPYPERELVPEREYQRVAISGEEKCGVPFTDLLDAAKCVVKALFIREKYVSLSMQSFCRTTARYLQEELGDRPLDLDTFEEMPESSVSADATVHPPVSETHPYEGLDPASMPPGLGYTCKMVDGVVHVYTQDSLELDLPYPDLQEYIADMNMMMALIINGPVKSFCYRRLQYLSSKFQMHILLNEMKELAAQKKVPHRDFYNIRKVDTHIHASSCMNQKHLLRFIKRAMKKYPGEIVHVEQGRGQTLSEVFESMNLTAFDLSVDTLDMHADRNTFHRFDKFNSKYNPIGESILREIFIKTDNHVEGKYFGHMIKEVMADLEESKYQNVELRLSIYGRSRDEWDKLAQWAVKHKVYSDNVRWLVQVPRLFDVYHTKKQLSNFQQMLENIFMPLFEVTVNPSSHPQLHLFLQHVVGFDSVDDESKPEHHIFNLDSPKPVNWTVEDNPPYSYYLYYMYANMTVLNHLRRQRNLNSFVLRPHCGEAGPIHHLVSGFMLSENISHGLLLRKAPVLQYLYYLAQIGIAMSPLSNNSLFLSYHRNPLPEYLSRGLMVSLSTDDPLQFHFTKEPLMEEYSIAAQVWKLSSCDMCELARNSVLMSGFSHQVKSYWLGPHYLKEGQEGNDIRRTNVPDIRVAYRFETLCEELNLITQAVRSEELETVEEQGSLSMDAGPARR